A window of the Henckelia pumila isolate YLH828 chromosome 3, ASM3356847v2, whole genome shotgun sequence genome harbors these coding sequences:
- the LOC140893415 gene encoding uncharacterized protein — MERESQFQIRPPDHTAAPSVGEAYINGVYEGLSFHTLLTYDPYGSSAPPPVTYGVYDLPAQTLVMPKSEQQNHQPEISTFYEAFPTEAPPYNFFSDVASSSHHHLPGLLSLELPRNTAVDSLSRLEDRRRRRKQQKLSEKTRSLQKLLPWDRKMDMATVLEEAYKYIKFLQAQVSILHAMPNTESGSHLTTSTSSLSLGAVGDRLGRLNRQQLLQVLLHSPIAQTLLYSNGCCVYSLEQLLLVKNIAERKAQFNHTRFDSNFNAWDPDYYRFY, encoded by the coding sequence ATGGAGAGAGAATCTCAGTTCCAAATCCGTCCGCCGGACCACACGGCGGCGCCCTCTGTCGGAGAGGCTTACATCAATGGCGTCTACGAAGGTCTCAGTTTCCATACTTTGCTCACTTACGATCCCTACGGTTCATCCGCTCCACCTCCGGTGACGTACGGTGTCTACGATCTTCCCGCCCAAACTCTCGTGATGCCGAAAAGCGAACAACAGAATCATCAGCCGGAGATCTCGACCTTCTACGAAGCCTTTCCGACGGAGGCTCCGCCGTACAACTTCTTCTCAGACGTGGCGTCGTCTTCTCACCACCACTTACCAGGCCTCCTCTCTCTCGAGCTGCCTAGAAACACCGCGGTCGACTCTCTGTCTCGACTCGAAGATCGCCGTCGCCGTCGGAAGCAGCAGAAACTAAGCGAAAAGACGCGGAGTTTACAGAAACTTCTGCCGTGGGATAGGAAGATGGACATGGCGACCGTACTGGAGGAAGCGTACAAGTACATCAAGTTCCTCCAGGCGCAGGTTAGCATCCTCCATGCCATGCCTAATACCGAAAGCGGTAGCCATTTGACAACGTCAACATCCAGCCTGAGCCTCGGTGCTGTTGGGGATCGTCTGGGGAGGCTGAATCGACAGCAGCTGTTACAGGTTCTTCTTCACTCACCCATCGCTCAGACACTGCTCTACTCAAACGGCTGTTGCGTTTACTCCCTAGAACAGCTTCTTTTGGTTAAGAACATTGCTGAGAGGAAAGCTCAGTTTAACCACACGCGCTTTGATTCAAACTTCAATGCATGGGACCCCGATTATTACAGATTTTATTAG
- the LOC140892974 gene encoding protein VASCULATURE COMPLEXITY AND CONNECTIVITY, which produces MSKLVGIFACFLIVALDVAAGILGIKAEAAQNQEKHLRLWIFECKEPSHDAYILGLWAASLLGVAHVLANLLGGCNVCTQEEFQKASPSKQLSVVCLIFTWIILAVGLSVLVIGIMSNNKSRGSCGFTHHHFLSIGGILCMVHALFSVAYYVTSTATLPA; this is translated from the exons ATGAGTAAACTGGTTGGCATCTTTGCGTGTTTCTTGATTGTGGCATTGGATGTGGCTGCTGGAATTCTTGGCATAAAAGCTGAAGCTGCTCAAAACCAG GAAAAACACTTGAGGCTGTGGATATTTGAGTGCAAAGAGCCAAGTCATGATGCATACATTCTTGGACTATGGGCCGCATCCCTTCTAGGGGTTGCTCATGTTCTTGCAAATTTGCTGGGAGGCTGTAATGTCTGCACTCAAGAAGAGTTTCAAAAGGCATCTCCAAGCAAGCAATTATCTGTTGTCTGCCTGATTTTTACATG GATCATCCTGGCCGTCGGATTGTCGGTGTTGGTGATCGGAATAATGTCGAACAACAAATCGAGAGGATCATGTGGTTTCACTCACCACCATTTCTTGTCAATCGGAGGGATATTGTGTATGGTGCATGCCCTGTTCTCTGTTGCTTATTATGTTACTTCCACAGCAACCCTCCCTGCATAG
- the LOC140890778 gene encoding STOREKEEPER protein-like: MATKSLANPQSSKHGEKLERPTFSEQPGDEQESEEENEDEEEEEEEEEDSSGEEDEESSEEEDQEKEAQILPKSIAQEDGSASEPESDDSPSAYKMEPIPKTSATTSKRKKEEISNGDASTKSNKRTKAEEKKPDSVVVPSTPGGSGCITRLWTADDEIDVLNGMVDFKKTKNTDFGGAFYDAIKGKLRVDFSRDQLRTKISRIKKRFLNALKKGQNGLDPVFSKPHDVLVFELSKKIWGGETGNKNDSSEGVGEKSKKNTVKQKKIVWDEEEIVKNEGDGDEGSMWSKYKFFSSSFDNLVGKFPSLGMSESGMSLVKEKLSFIGNAKAKELNEKWKQMLVEETELHYRMLSLMREQIKLALDQ, translated from the coding sequence ATGGCAACCAAATCGCTCGCTAATCCTCAATCATCGAAACATGGAGAAAAATTGGAGCGACCCACTTTTTCAGAACAACCAGGTGATGAACAAGAATCCGAAGAAGAAAACGAGGacgaggaggaagaagaagaagaagaagaagattcttctggtgaagaagatgaagagtcatctgaagaagaagatcaagaaaaagaaGCCCAAATTCTGCCAAAATCCATAGCCCAGGAAGATGGGTCGGCCTCTGAACCTGAATCAGACGATTCGCCTTCTGCCTACAAGATGGAGCCAATCCCCAAGACTTCAGCCACCACATCAAAACGCAAGAAAGAAGAGATAAGTAACGGCGATGCTTCTACCAAAAGCAATAAGAGGACTAAAGCCGAGGAGAAAAAGCCTGATTCTGTTGTTGTTCCATCGACCCCCGGGGGTAGTGGGTGTATCACCAGGTTGTGGACTGCTGATGATGAGATTGATGTGTTGAATGGTATGGTTGACtttaagaaaacaaaaaatacgGATTTTGGTGGGGCGTTTTATGACGCCATCAAGGGAAAACTGCGGGTTGATTTTTCAAGGGATCAACTTCGTACTAAGATCAGCAGGATTAAAAAGAGGTTCTTGAATGCGCTTAAGAAAGGACAGAATGGTTTGGACCCTGTATTTTCAAAGCCACATGATGTACTGGTTTTTGAACTCTCTAAGAAAATTTGGGGTGGCGAGACTGGCAACAAGAATGATTCTAGCGAAGGGGTTGGAGAGAAATCGAAGAAAAACACTGTAAAACAGAAAAAAATTGTATGGGACGAGGAAGAGATAGTAAAGAATGAAGGCGACGGGGACGAAGGTTCAATGTGGTCCAAGTACAAATTTTTCAGCTCTTCTTTTGATAATTTGGTAGGAAAGTTTCCCTCTTTGGGGATGTCTGAGTCTGGAATGAGTCTGGTGAAGGAGAAGTTGAGTTTCATTGGAAATGCAAAGGCCAAGGAATTGAATGAGAAGTGGAAGCAAATGCTTGTGGAGGAGACTGAGCTCCATTATAGGATGTTGTCTTTGATGCGGGAACAAATTAAATTGGCGTTGGATCAATGA
- the LOC140890777 gene encoding formin-like protein 3 — translation MEIERVRIVAVFVAFLCVFAEGNRKLAENFVNNEVSRDFQEFDKDMVELVRCYYNKKLKDSTEAVKLLDLDSSQPASRCKCDSTSSGKKTLPKAIADLSPNKKKTILYCLRQKNPPMQKLRFEQESQFHKNHGFLSGRGSIPRRSLRRSLQDRVVTTTVPTPGPALSPANSSMAPISHPTSPAEAPEPYPPPDYSTSPSPANVDHTPKLPKNISPVSPQNDHKNSKYLLAAIIACSTAGFALLFVSLICCMKKSRTSAGPNDGQRDEKPLLNFCASDISAGSSQKSNSIGNPNGKDFKVHSTISKSTLAIQDFSQAESRPRAEPPETINASLPLPPGRTEQQLAPGGHPPPPPPRAPPPPPPKPPAPAPAPAPPPPPKVGRPPNSAMPGNLLKPTHLRGSSSTGEGSELSTESEAPKTKLKPFFWDKVLANPDHSMVWHDIKAGSFQFNEEMMESLFGYVPADKNKNENRRDAPVFESPQFIQIIDPKKSQNLAILLKALNVTTEEVFDAIKEGNELPAELIQTLLKMAPSSEEELKLRLYSGDVSHLGPAERFLKVIVEVPFAFKRLESLLFLSTFQEEVSSIKDCFATLEVACKELRNNRLFLKLLEAVLKTGNRMNDGTYRGGAQAFKLDTLLKLSDVKGTDGKTTLLHFVVQEIIRSEGLRVARRLRESQSMSSVKTEDLVEDSSSETDQYHRNLGLQVVSGLSSELENVRKAALIDTESLSSSVLKIGQSLVRSRDFLETEMKGLEGETEFNGALSSFIQHSESDVTWLLEEEKRIMALVKSTGDYFYGNAGKDDSSRLFVIVRDFLVILDKACKDVKNSAKLPSKAPRKESLTASPSQESQHDPLPDVHQRLFPAVRERQTDDEFSSDDES, via the exons ATGGAAATCGAAAGAGTCCGTATTGTGGCTGTTTTTGTTGCTTTTCTCTGTGTTTTTGCAGAGGGAAATAGGAAATTAGCAGAAAACTTTGTAAATAATGAAGTTTCTCGGGATTTTCAAGAATTTGATAAAGACATG GTTGAACTAGTACGGtgttattataataaaaagttAAAAGATAGTACGGAGGCTGTCAAGCTCTTGGATTTGGATTCATCTCAGCCAGCATCTAGGTGCAAATGTGATTCAACTTCGTCGGGGAAGAAAACTCTACCAAAGGCTATAGCAGATTTGTCACCAAACAAGAAGAAAACTATCTTGTATTGCTTGCGACAGAAAAATCCTCCAATGCAAAAATTAAGATTCGAGCAAGAAAGTCAGTTCCATAAAAACCATGGATTTTTGTCTGGTCGGGGTAGTATTCCAAGAAGGAGCCTAAGAAGAAGTCTTCAAGATCGGGTTGTAACAACTACCGTTCCAACCCCGGGTCCTGCATTATCCCCAGCTAATTCTTCTATGGCACCGATAAGTCATCCCACCTCTCCTGCTGAGGCTCCGGAACCATATCCTCCACCAGATTATTCTACCTCTCCTTCACCAGCAAATGTAGACCATACTCCAAAATTACCCAAAAATATTTCGCCAGTTTCTCCTCAAAATGACCACAAGAACAGCAAGTATTTGTTAGCCGCTATAATTGCTTGTTCTACTGCAGGTTTTGCTCTGCTGTTTGTCTCCTTAATATGTTGTATGAAGAAAAGTAGAACCAGTGCTGGGCCAAATGATGGTCAAAGGGATGAGAAGCCTCTTCTCAATTTCTGTGCAAGCGACATTTCGGCAG GTTCTTCACAAAAGTCGAACAGCATAGGTAATCCAAATGGTAAAGATTTCAAGGTTCATTCAACCATTAGTAAATCAACGTTGGcaattcaagatttttctcaaGCTGAATCTCGGCCCCGAGCTGAACCACCAGAAACAATAAATGCCTCGTTACCCCTGCCTCCGGGAAGAACAGAACAGCAATTAGCACCTGGAGGACATCCTCCGCCACCACCTCCTCGAGCACCACCTCCACCACCACCTAAACCACCTGCTCCAGCACCAGCGCCTGCACCACCACCTCCTCCTAAAGTCGGTCGTCCTCCAAATTCGGCAATGCCAGGTAATTTGTTAAAGCCGACTCATCTTCGAGGGAGTTCGTCAACAGGTGAGGGAAGTGAGCTTTCCACCGAATCTGAAGCTCCCAAAACAAAGTTAAAGCCATTCTTCTGGGATAAGGTCCTTGCCAACCCTGATCATTCAATGGTCTGGCATGATATTAAAGCTGGTTCATTTCA ATTCAATGAGGAGATGATGGAAAGTCTCTTTGGATATGTGCCAGCTGATAAGAACAAAAATGAGAATAGAAGAGATGCACCAGTCTTTGAATCTCCTCAATTTATTCAGATTATTGATCctaaaaaatcacaaaatttaGCAATTCTTCTTAAAGCGTTGAATGTGACAACAGAAGAAGTATTTGATGCTATCAAAGAAG GCAACGAGCTTCCCGCAGAATTGATTCAAACGTTGTTGAAAATGGCCCCCTCATCAGAGGAAGAATTAAAACTTAGATTATATAGTGGAGATGTCTCACATCTTGGCCCAGCTGAAAGGTTCCTTAAGGTTATTGTTGAAGTTCCATTTGCCTTTAAACGTCTCGAGTCCTTGTTGTTCCTGAGCACATTCCAGGAGGAAGTTTCTTCCATTAAAGATTGCTTTGCAACTCTAGAG GTAGCTTGCAAGGAGCTTAGAAACAATAGACTTTTCCTCAAACTCTTGGAAGCAGTTCTCAAAACTGGCAACCGTATGAATGATGGAACTTATCGAGGTGGTGCACAAGCATTCAAGCTCGACACACTCTTGAAATTATCCGATGTGAAAGGAACTGATGGAAAAACTACGTTACTACACTTTGTTGTCCAAGAAATAATTAGGTCTGAAGGTTTAAGAGTTGCTCGAAGGTTAAGAGAGAGCCAAAGTATGTCCAGTGTTAAAACTGAAGATCTTGTTGAAGATTCTTCGAGTGAAACAGATCAGTACCACAGAAATCTGGGACTTCAAGTAGTTTCCGGGCTTAGCAGTGAGCTCGAGAATGTAAGAAAGGCAGCTTTGATTGATACTGAATCTCTAAGTTCATCTGTGCTCAAGATAGGGCAATCGCTCGTCAGAAGCAGAGATTTTCTTGAAACTGAGATGAAGGGCCTAGAGGGAGAGACTGAGTTTAATGGTGCACTTTCTAGTTTTATTCAGCATTCAGAATCTGATGTAACTTGGCTACTCGAAGAAGAAAAAAGGATAATGGCTCTGGTGAAGAGCACAGGAGATTACTTTTACGGTAATGCTGGAAAAGATGATAGCTCACGTCTCTTTGTGATTGTTCGTGACTTCCTAGTAATATTGGATAAGGCATGTAAAGATGTGAAAAACTCAGCTAAACTACCATCAAAGGCTCCAAGAAAAGAGTCTTTAACAGCATcaccttctcaagaatctcaacATGACCCTCTGCCGGATGTTCATCAGCGCCTGTTTCCTGCAGTCAGGGAGAGGCAAACGGATGATGAATTCAGTTCAGATGATGAAAGTTGA